From the genome of Rhizobium oryzihabitans:
CAACCAGCAGGCTGACGGCTGCGACTGCGCCCAAAAGCCCGGTCAGCAGCGTCGTTGTGCCGGTCATGGCCGAAGCGATCTGTGTCATGTCGTTGACGGTGAAATCATCCTCGCGGCCGATGCCGATGCGGCGGCGTTCGCGCAGCAGGTTCTGCAGGTCGCTCTGCACCTTGGCAGTCGAAACGCCGTCCTGCGCCGAAACCATGATCGAGGAAATGGTGGTGGTGCCGCCGATGCGCCGTTGGTGGATTTTCAGCGGCATGATGACCGTGTCGTCCTGATCGTCGCCGAGGCCGGACTGGCCTTTTCTGCCCAACACACCGATGACGGGGCAGGAGATGTTGCTGACGCGGATCGTCTGTCCCACCGGGTTCTCTGCACCGAAGAGTTCCTGCCGCACCGTTTCGCCGATGATGCAGCCGATCTGGCCGCCGCGATCTTCGGCCGGCTGGAAATCGCGCCCGAGCGCGATGGTCCAGTCCTGCGCGATCAGATAGTCGTTGGTGGTGCCGATGACACTTGTCTGGTGGTTCTTGCCACCGAAAATGACGGTGGCGGCCGAGCTGCGGTTCTGCGGCGCCACGGCACGCACGCCGCTGATCTGGTTGCGAATGGCCTCGACATCGCGGTCATCGAAGCGCTTGGCCTCGGTGCTCGCCCTTCCGGGCCCGAACTGTCCGGGGCGTACGAACAGCATGTTGGTGCCGAGCCGTGACAATTCCGATTTCACCTGTTCCGTCGTGCCGTTGCCGATGGTGACCATGGCGATGACGGCGGCGACGCCAATGACGACGCCGAGCACGGTGAGGAAGGAGCGCAGCAGGTTGCGGCTGATGGCGCGCAGCGCAAGGCG
Proteins encoded in this window:
- a CDS encoding ABC transporter permease, with the translated sequence MFFETSRLALRAISRNLLRSFLTVLGVVIGVAAVIAMVTIGNGTTEQVKSELSRLGTNMLFVRPGQFGPGRASTEAKRFDDRDVEAIRNQISGVRAVAPQNRSSAATVIFGGKNHQTSVIGTTNDYLIAQDWTIALGRDFQPAEDRGGQIGCIIGETVRQELFGAENPVGQTIRVSNISCPVIGVLGRKGQSGLGDDQDDTVIMPLKIHQRRIGGTTTISSIMVSAQDGVSTAKVQSDLQNLLRERRRIGIGREDDFTVNDMTQIASAMTGTTTLLTGLLGAVAAVSLLVGGIGIMNIMLVSVTERTREIGIRLAIGALEKQVLTQFLVEAVMLSAFGGIVGILTGLGLAYGVVSFLNVPFVTSPSIIFLAFAFSAAIGVIFGYFPARRAASLSPIEALRHE